The Canis lupus baileyi chromosome 26, mCanLup2.hap1, whole genome shotgun sequence DNA window GTTTGGGGTAGGGATTGGGGAATGGGGGTGATGGAAACGGGcatgcctttcatttcttcccctctccagttcaagaggagggggaggggtcaTGATGTacttggagaaaaacaaaattgcagACCTGTGAGAAAACGGCTCCAGTCTTCTTGCCTGTCTTGTGGACACTGCCGAGGAAGGCAGGAACAGACACAGTCATGGAAGATGGCAGAGACTGAAGCAGTCCAAAGTCAGTTTATTTCCCCACAGGGGAAAAATGTGACCTCAAGTGAAGAGAAGTCAGCGAGACCCGACTCCGCCTTGTAAACAGGGCTCCAGTTAACACCAGGTACCAAATGGTTCCGGCTGGTGCCAACTGGAATGGACTGGTGGGAATGGATTCACGACGTGTAAACAATGTTCACTGCAATCATTCTAAGGCTAACAGTTTGGCAAGGGAGGTGAATGGTGTGTCTGAGACGACTGTGTAAACGGTACCGTTGCTGGACAACACTGACTGGAAATGGAGGTGTTGGTACAGGAGGGATGGGGTGGTGGGAAGAAGAGGCCCTCTCTCCTGCCCACTGGCTGGAAGCAGGCGATGGAGCCAAGTGACCCTCTCTCTGCAGCAGGGCCTGACCAACTGCTGTGGGGTCTGCAGGTTGGGACCAGAAGGCGGGCTTCTTGGGCTATTTCTCTCGAGGTCATCCAAAGTGACACCCTCTATGTCTCCAAGAGGTCGCTTCCTTCTCTGAAGAGAAGGAGGTTCTGACACTTTGGAGGGGGAGAGGGCTAAGTGTGGCTCCCGATTCAgatcaaaaaagtaaaagtaaaaatacctGAAGTTCTATGGTATGAGATCTTTTCATGGGGCTGGGGCTCAAGGCTCCTCCTGGAACTGATCCTGGAGCCTGAACCCCCAAACCAAGTGCTCCATACAGATactggaattttttctttttgaacccAGCTCTGAAAGCTCAGCTGCCTTCATGAGGGATGCAGATAGGGTGGGTACAGAGGCTCCCTGACAGAGCCTAAGACTGGACTGAGGGCCTCCTTGGGGGCTACTGGAATGCCTGGTGGAAACGAGGCAGGGTGGTGGTGCTCAGGCCAGAGGTGAAGACAGGAGGCAAGGAGTGCAGAGGTCCAAAGTTCAGTGGTCCCCCAGCTCCTGGGGAGTCTTGAGGCTGAGCTTGCAAAGTGGTGAGCAAGGGCTGTGCCTCGGCCTGGGAGTAGCCCATGACCAGGCCTCCTGTGGCCCCGGGCGGGTTACATGGGGGTAGATTGAGTGGAAGAAAGCCCAGTAAGTGGGAGAAGTCCACATTAGCAGCGCAGAGGGCCTCAGAGAGGTTGGCGGGGCTCTTGGTGAGCAGTGCTTCATCTAGGAGGGCCGCAGCTGCCGCCGGCTGAGGTGAGGCGGGCTGGGGTTCAGCGGACGAGAGAGACAGGCTTCCAGGAAGCTCCGCCAAAAAACTATCCACCTCCACTTTGGGCAATTTGTCAGGCAAGTATGAGGTAGATCCAAGCTGGTATTTTGGAGGAAGCTGAGCTGGGGAAGAGATTGGTGAGGATTCCAGAGGGTAGCTCATACCCATGGGCAGCGTGTTGTGCACCAGGGAGTGTGGCATGCCTGTGCTGGGCATGGTAGGGATGTGGGCACCATACATGCCCATGGGCAACATGCCAGGGAAGGCCTTGGCCCCCATCACGTCCCGAGAGGCCATGCACAGTACAGGGCTCAGCTCTTCCTTCACACTGACTGTGGAGCTGCAGCTGAGTAGGCCTAACATGTCCACTGGCTCTGTCTTGATTTTGAGCAGCTCCTGCGAGTGGCTCTTCTTGACGTGACGTGTCAGGTGGTCCTTGCGGCCAAACCGCTGGGCACAGTACTGGCATAGGAAGTCCTTCCGGCCTGTGTGCACCACCAGGTGCCGCCGCACATCCTTTCGAGTATAGAACCGCCGGTCACAGTGGTCACAGGGGTGCTTCTTCTCCTTGGCACCGCCTGCTACTCGGCGTGAGTGGGCCTTCAGGTGCTCTAGTAGGGCCTGGGTACTCTCAAAGGTCTGCAGGCACACCTTACAGCTGAGGTCACCGCTGCTGGCGGCATGCATAGCCAGGTGGCGCCGGTAGCCTAGCTTCGTATTGTAATTCTTACCGCACTCAGAACAGTGAAGGGCCTCTTTGTTGGGGTCATGGGTCTGCAGGTGATTCCGCAAATGGTCCTTGCGATGAAACATCTTATCACAGTACATACACTGGTGGGGTTTCTGGGCTGAGTGGGTGGCCATGTGCCTGGGGGTAGGGATGGAGGatagaggagaaataaagaagGGAGATCACAAGGGTTGGCCAGACAACCGAGGTGTCCATTAACAGGGAACTAGATTAAAAAATTACAGTCGAGCCATGTGCTAGAACACAAAAGGATACTATGCCAGTCACTATCTAGATTCTCTAGGTGTCCTCACCCACCTGCAAAATCACACATGTACTCCTAGTATTTGCAGCACTGTTTGTAGTAGTTAAAAATCAggaacaatctaaatgtccatcaatactCACCACTAACAACTGGTGAAATAAATTATGGTAAGTTCATAAAATGActcaactttgttttaaaaagtaaggcAGCTTTGTATGTTGGGGAACATATAAAGGGAATAAGCTCTTAAGATATATGAAGTGGGAAAAAGCAATGGGACAGAACAGTGACAGAAGAGTGTCTCAAAATGGTACCATGtataggaaaagagggaaaatagaTGTAGGTTTGCTCAAAAAGATTTCTGGAAGGATATACAAGAAACTAACAACACTGGTTGCCTATGGGGAGAAGAGATAGGAAACTTACAGGTGTGATGGAGAATTTCATTGTATACCTTTTGGTACCTTGTGAATTTCTGATGTACgtgaatatatttccttttcaaaaaattatatttaaaaaatttaaaatgacacaataaaagaaaaatgaaatatatctaaACTTCCTGATCTGAGAATCCCAAAATATAAGGGGCTAAGTCAAAAAAGGAAGTTTAGTATAGTGTGTAATACAATCCCTTGTGAAAACAAAAAGGGAAGGGAGTACATGTTTCAATGTCTTAGCAAGGATACACAAGAAACTGACGCCACCGGACACCTCTGGGAAGGAGAATGGTAGCTTCCAACACGAGGACAATTCATTCTTCACTGAATGCCTATTTGTACTATTTGAAGTATTTGCCATATAAACCAGCAACAATGTAAAAAACTGTTCCCATGGTATACCACCTCAGTGTCCCTTGGTTTACCTGCTCCCATCTTGAGGGACAGCAGCTCAGAGTCCAGGAGTTATAATCTGGAACTCCACAGACACTTAGCAAGACTTTGAGGACCCACCATTTACCAGGCCCTGTGTGAACTGTCATTAACCTTGTTCTCCACAAGAGTCCCaagcacaggacagccccacccACCAGTCAGTAAGTGGCAGAAGCTGAATTTGAACACAGTCCTTTTTGAAACCTGAATTCACTTAGGTATGCCACCAATGTCTCCACTAGAGAATGCAGTGATCCTTCCTACCTGGAAGGCATCAAACACAGCCATTACCATCATGCTACGTTTGTGAATGCTCAAACCTGAAGAGTTACTGTGGACCTCCTGTGATATAACAGACATGATAATGTATGAGAGGGAGGTGTTGAGTGATCCACAGTCCAGTTCCTTCATTTTGCAAGTGAGGAAACCAAGACCTTAAGAGATTTAGTAACTCGCCGAAGCTCACACAGTGACTACAGATGGAGTGGGGGCTCCTGCCCCCGCCCAGACCAGGACCTTTCTTGCAGCCTCCCATGGACACCCAGATTGTACTAAGAAAGTCTAAGAGGACGGCCCCACTGGAGTCCACCTAAGACATGGGAGCACACAGAATTAAAGCATTCCTGAGGACTACAGAACTGTCATAAGGACAATCCCGGTCACACACTACCCCGTTACCTGTTTTAGTTCCTTCCTATCAACTGTTTTCCAGACAAGGAACTAAGGCTTTCTGTGGTCAACTTGTTTGTTTACTTACCTACTTGCTATCTGTCCCCACTACTAAGATAGTAGTATCTTATCAAGGTGGGCCAACAACTCCCATCTGCCTGGCTCACTACTCTATCCCTGGCACTCCATACTGTGCCTGGTATGTAGCAGGAGCTCATAAATCAGCGTTGGCTAAATGAACAGATGAAGCGGTGTGCATCGGGTAGTCTATCTCATTTATAAGGGGCATGTTCCTGTTCCTCTGATGGAAAGGCAAGGATAAAATCTGAGCAGCCCCCTGCACTTCCAAGCTGTTCTGCTATATCTACTTTACACCACGACCTTCACATCCATTTCACTTTATATGGTGCTCTTGGGCTTACAAGTTCCAGAGCAGCTGCTGAACCAGAGGACACCAGGGATTCTACAGAGACAGAAGTAATCATGTGAGTAGCAGGCTCATTCAGAAGATGAGGCACTGCAGGACCAAAGAAACTATGTGAACCTGGGTAAATTACTTCCCCACTCTGAGCCTCCACCTTAAAATTTACAGAtggggggtgcctaggtggttcagttgtttCAGtatgtgtctttggctcagatcatgatctgatggAGCCTAATATCaggctccctttccctctgcccctcactagtactctctttccctctcaaataaataaataaaatcttaaaaaaataaaataaaataaaattgaaagactgGACCAGAGggtctccttttctttctaaagttctttttttttttttcctttctaaagttCTAAGACTGATTCCTGACTATTCTCGCCATTACCTGACAAAGGTGGGGAAAGCAGTATTGACAAAATTGTTCAATCTGGATTGTTCATGACTGACTACTTCCCCATCAGAGTCTAATGTCTGAATACAAATATCAGCATTAGTTTTTAGTGAGTGACTTCAAATGGTTAGTGTTCAGGGTACACTGACGGGCCAATTAACCTCCACTCCTCTGCAGTCCTCTGTCACAGATAAAACCTCATACTCAGTGGAGTCGTTTTGGCTTTGTCCTCTGGGAACCTCAGGGCAGAAAGAAATATGGGAATGTCACCTACCTATATAGCTTGTACTTGGAGGCAAAAGCCTTGCCACAGTGCAGCTGAGGGCAGCTATACGGTCTCTGCTCTGGATGGGGGAGGCTGTGAGGCCTCAGCTTCTCCCCATTTGAGAAGGGCGTCCCCGAGATTTCACATTGGCACTTCACTTGACTCTCCGCCTCCCGGCCCCGAGGCCTGGGAACTAGTTTCCAgcccacttcctcctcctgctttGCATCTTGAATCCAGGGGGGGACGCTGGTGAAAAATGTGGTCATGGCAAGACTAATGGCGAAGGGCCATGTTATTCAGAAAGCCTCCCCATCAGCTCCACACGGGCTCTCTGCTCTGTCACAGCCTCCAACGCAGCCTTCAGAAAACAATCTCTTCACCTGAAACATCAGAACACCTGGTGTTAGGGAGCCCAATACCATGAAAACATGGGCTCTGGAGGCAGACAGATCCTGTTCCAATCCCAGCCCTTCTATTTCAAAGCCATGTGACTTTCAGCCAATTACTTAATTCCCTGAGCCATCTCATTTACAAAATAGGCTTAATAAACTCCTAAATAGTAAGGATggtttgaggattaaatgagataatgaatagAGAGCATTCAGCAAAAAACTGGGCACCTACTAAGTGTTTAATGGTAACTATTATTACTAGTACTATCTAGGCTAATAGTAAACAAGATAATTTGAGGAAGTAAAAGCCCTGAACTCCAACTATTCTCTTCCAAGTTCACTTTTATATCCTTTCCACTAAACTTAGAGAtagcagctcctcctcctcctctttaccCTACCTCCTCCTCACCCACTACTTTCCATAATTCTCCTCCTCATGGAGGTGCTAAAGAGCAATAAAATGCCCAAAaggcaagagggaaggaagaagcctTTGCTTAGGAATTTACACCCTGGAAAGTCAGTCCCGGGAGCCAGATGTGTTTCTCAGCAGAGCATCAATAAGTAGTTCTGCCTAAGGAGGCAACAGCAGACTCACATTTCTCCTAAATGAAGACTGGTCCCATCCTACCCGCCAtcacctctctgggtctcccagACCATGCTTCTTTAGCAAAGCCTGTCCAACACCCCAGGTGCTGAGCGGTCCCTTCCACAGACCCTTGTAGCACATATGTATTTAATTTCTCCATTACGAGCACATAGCATACTTGCATTAGAACTCCAGCAAACTCTGATTCTTTGAAGGGTCAGATCACAGTTCTTTTGTTTCCACACACTTAGCATCTAGAAAAGGCCTCTCAACTTTCTTTTAGATGGGTAAATTAATCATTGAATGCAAGTTGATGCAAGGCTAACTTATGCTCAGAAAGTTCTGGTTTAATCTGGGGTCACAGCCCTTCCAAAGTGGGGAGCCAATATCTTGAAGTCtgatcctttctcttattgaggcagggggaggggagggctgtgAGAAGGGGGAAAACTAGAGCAAAGATGACAGAGCTGTTTTTCTTGACATCAACTCAAAGGAAGAGAGGATGGGAGTTACTGTATGGACTCTCAAAGGGGGACAACAGATCATATTCACACTCACAAACTCATCATAGATTACCAACTGCAAAGCAACTTGCCACAACAGGGGGGATTCCTTTTGAAGAGGTCATGCCAAAATCTGGTCATGAGGCTTTTCCATGTGAAGGGAGCAAAGAGGGTATCTGGGGATTGTCCACGAGAATCTGGGGAGGGCTCCAACCACACAAACAGCTGTGTGCCACAGAATGCTTGCTCAGCTCATTAGCACCTGCTGCTTACAGTGACCATTCATCCAACAGACTGGCCGTGAACGAGATGATGGGATCAGCGGGTTCATGCCCCAGAGAGCTTTGCTCATCATTAACGTGAGCTACGTCCTGTTCAGGAACCATTCCTCTTGTTGAAGAAACATTGCAATGTAATATGATAAACATTTCCCCATCACGAGTGGAGATTTGCCTAGAAAGATCTGCACAAAGGTGGCTGCGTTTTGCATGAGTCACAtgctggggaggggtgggcagcacTAAAAACTAGTCCCACTTGAGCCTTTGAGTCATCGTGGCGTACCTGCCTGCTTCACTATAAATCTCAAAGGCCTCTGACATCTGCCTTTCATGGTTTAAGTTCTTCCTTCTTCTCAAGGGTGGAATTACCTGTTTATAATACCAGTGATTACTACGAACCTTGGAATTGGGTAGAGAGCGAGCACGAGTTTGAACATCTAGTTTGGAGGGAATTTCCCCTACCCTCAAAGTCAAATTCTACTCCCCCTTGTTACCCAGAATCATGCACCTCAGCCTCTGGAAAGCTGGGAATGGCAGCCAGAGGGAAGCAAGTCCCATCACTCTGGCCAACGTGAGAGGGAAGCCTAGCCCTGGAAATTCCAAACAAACTCAGAAAGAGAACAGTACGTCCCCTACCTCCCACACGTCCACCTCTTCTGTTCTCCTGAACAAGCACAAACAAGACACAGCAGTTTAGTATGCTGCTTCTGAAAGAGTGAGTAATGGGCTTCTAGGAAAGAGGCCGGTGGTGGCTAAGGAGAGCTCACGAGGTCGTACTGAGAGAATCAAAGGGGGAGGCAGCCATGTGCCTTCCTTGATCTGCTTTTAATGGAACTATGGCTTTAAAAGGAAACAGCCAACACCCTGATCCTATTCCCCCTAcccttttggggttttttttatctttttttttaaagattttatttatttattcatagagacagaggcagagacacaggcaaagggagaagcaggctccacgtagggagccctatgcggaactcgatcccaggtctccaggatcacgccctggactgaaggcggcgctaaaccgctgagccatccaggctgccctaccCCTACCCTTTTAAAAAGGCACAGCGGAAGTCCTTACCTAGAGTCATCAACAGGCTGCTGGATAACCAAAGCTTCCAGTGTTACCTTAGGAGCCCTTTTGGGAATctagtctctctccctctgtcctttgtCTGCAAACTCCTCTCCTCCAGGAAAATTCCTGGGCCTCTCTCCTTCAGACTTCTTCCTGGGCAAAACTGAAAGAATTCTGCTTCTCTTTCAAAGCCGCTCTTCTGGTCTCACACTCTAACCTTAACAACTGTAGAGAAGCTGACAGAACCTGTTCCCATAAAACAAACACAATCAATCCCTCCCAGTTACTGGTATAACTTGGTATATTTTCATCCAAAGATTCCTTCTGGCGCCTGATCTGAAGAGGGAGGTAGTGTGGAAAGAACCTTGGACTTGCTATCAGGAGggctgccacttactggctgtgaaACCAGGGGCAGGTTACTGTgtttctctgaatctcagtttcaaTTCCTAAAACAAAGATTTACTCCTTACCTAGAACAGTCTCATGGAGGATGAAGTACCTGACATAAAGTGTGTGAGTACATGCAGAGCCGTCTCCCGGGTCTATATACTGTGTCTGCCTCTTTTCCGCACAGGGCCTGAGTAGtacttctccccgcccccccccccccacaccctttAATGTCACTTCTCAGGCCTCGGTGTGAGCTTCCTTCCCTTCACAACATCTCCCCAGAATGCAGCCTTCCCCTTTTCCCTCACAGTCAAGCCGCAGCACATCCCCTCTAACCAGTGACCCCTGCGCTCCCTTCCTCCCGCACCACATCCTGGGCTGCGGTTCTCTCACTTTAGGAATCTCTTCTATTATGTTACTAAGGCTCTGTACCCCAAACACAAATGCTTTCTAAAAACTCTCAAAGACCCTCTCTGGAAGCTGAAAGGAGACAAACAGCTCCCTAGTCTCTCTGTCCTGCTGTGTGCCATGATGGCCTGCTGCCCTCTGACGAAACTATAGTTTTTATGGTGTTACATCATCTCTATAGAAACTGTGTTCTTTCTCCATTAttagcctgtttcctcatctgtaaagctaAAAATACTTACCTCACAGGCTTGTTGTGAGGATTATTTTAGTCAGGTATGCAAAGGGCTCAGCATAGGGCTTGGCTTGCTGTAAGTACCCAACAAAAGGCAGCTATTATCTTTGCCTTTGTATTGAGTTGCACGTTCCCATCTAACCTTCTGCTGCCAGCAGGAAACTCTCCTAACCTTCCCAAAACTGTGGAGGAGCAGCCCCCATGCAGCAAGGAAAGGGTTAATCCCTAAGTGTTCTTAACGAGAGAGACCCATGGAGGATTAACAGCTCCACTTCAGTGACTACCCTAAAATAGCTTTTATCCCTCCAGCCCAAGAGCTACTTGGGGATCTGAAGAACTCAATTCAACACCTGCCGAGGAGGAAACACACCCGGGAACACACCCTGGAACGTTCCTTAGGGTGGACAGAATCTTCCCTTAAGCAGAACCCAAAATAGCAACTGGGAAATTATAAATAGACtgtgagagggggaaaaaaaaaaacaacaaaaaaaacaggtcTTGACCTGAGCACCAGAAACAAATCCAAATGACACACTGACTGGCTGGAAAAAAGtgagaaggaaaggggggaaTGGGAAGAGCtgcccgcctccctccctccctcacacacacTCCAGTGGTGGGAGAATTAAATTACAGGGAGGCCGGAGAGTCTCAATGACTTGCATCATTCCAAGGGACATCAAACAGGATTAACAGGGGTTGGATTTACTCTCGGGCTGCTAGTTCTTCTGTCACTGTAGATGGGCCCTCTTTGCAGTCCCTTTGATTCACTCTTTCCTCCCATTCCCGCTGCCTCCCACTCCTGAGGAGGCCTTGAGCAAATGGCTGCAACTCACTACAGCCCCATTCTCATTACGAGGAAGCCTGGATGGACACCCCTAAGGACTCCCCCCGACAACGAGTGGCCTCACTGTGGGGGGCAGGGCTAGAAATCCAAGTCCAGACTCTATCACAGTCCCAAACTAACAGGTGGAAAAACATACAAGCCAGGAGACAGGCTACTCTTGCAGGAGAAAGCACCAACTCCCCCACACGTTGTCCCCTCATCTTCCACCTTACAGGTCCCTTTCCCCCCACCAAGCTGGGGCCATAGCCTGCGATTTTGCAGGGAATAACCAGGCTCCTCTGGCAGCTTTCAGATCACTCCACTGTGTGGTGGAAAATGTTCTATTCCCCTGGAGCTGGGAAGAGATGGGAGTGGACGCCTGCCAGAGAAGGGACAGAAATTCAGGTAGAAGTCTGGGGGAGGTCtcagggatgggaaggaagggaaagtaTAATAAAGAATCATTAGCAAGTTAACTGAATCTCTAAGggacctccccctccccccgccccaaacaGAAAGGGATGGGGGATTATGAAGGCTGGAGGATTCCAGGGATTGAAGATAATTAGAAGTGAATTCTCTAAGTTTCAATGGTCTCAAAAGCGTAACCAGATGGATGATATCTAAGGTTTGGGAGTATGGTGACTGAGGAGGGAATCATAGGTAGAGCTTATTGGGGTTCTCCAGAACCAGGTATTTGACGGAAGCCTCAAAATGGGTTATGTGGTTCTGGGAAACGAAACGGAGAGTAAAAAGCCGAGTATTTGGAGCAGGAAAAGGGGTTATGTGGGTCCGGTAGGCGTGTCTGAGGGGAGGGAGCAGGTGCAGCTTATCTGCGTCCCCCAGACCCGGGTCCCTGGTAAGGTCAGCAGCGCGTTATCTGGGTCTCCAGGGAGCCTGGGGGTTCAGGAGTAGGGGACCCTCAGGGGGGAGTCCCCAGGCCTCGGTAGGGAGGGGGCCACTGGGGTTTCCTCCGGTCCCACGACCCAGGTATCGGGTCCGCGGAGAGATTTCGTCACCCCGGGGCCTATCTGGGTCCGAACTGGCGTGGAGGGGGCCCCCGGTCGGGGGTGCGGGCGACCGCGCCGTGGGGCCCGAGAGGAGAGGCGCCGCCGCTCCGGGTGCCGGGCGCGCGGGCGCAGCGAGACGGCCtcccgccccgctccccgccgTCCCCCGGGGCCCTCGCCGGCACTCACCGCGCTCGGGGCCCCGCGCTGCGGGCAGGGCCGCGCTCGGGCTCCGCCAGGCCCGCTCAGGCCCCGGTAGTGGCGGCGGTCGGGCCATTGTGCGGTGCATTGTGGGAGCCGCGCGAGCGGGCGCTCGGGCCGTGGAGGGGGCGGTGCCGCGGGCTCTCTATGATCCCGCCCGCCCGCGGGCTAGAGAGGCCGGGGCGGCGCGCGGGCGGCGCGCGGGGACCGCCGGGAGCGGGGCGGACGCTCGCGCCCCTCCTTCTCGGCCCGCCTTCGCACCACCGCGCGCTCGGGCCCCGAGCCGTCATGGGCGCCGCCGCGTGGGCTTCGTCGCCCCTGCCGCTGCGTGTGTCTCTCCTGCTGCTGAGTCTGCCGCTCCCGGGGCTGCCCGTGGGCTCCTGGGACCCGGCCGGTTACCTGCTCTACTGCCCATGCATGGGTAAGGCCTCCCGAGTCCTCTGctcaaatggggaaactgaggcccagagaggcgaAGGCCCTCTTCCGAGGTGCCCAGAGATGCCTTGACATGTCCACGAGAGAACCCCAGCGTGGGGGCATGGCCTGCTGCTCGCCTCTCTGCCCCAGTTCCGACGGCCCTGAGGGGCCTCTGCGTCCAACCTTCcatttggcagatgaggaaactgaggccaggagagGTTATGCGTCTTGTGAAAGGTTTAAGCCAGCCCAGAGTTCAGTAAATGGAATTAGTGGGGCAGGACTTGATATCATTGACTCCACGTTGGCTCTGGACGATTCTTTCatcgttcaacaaatatttgtaggATCCCTACTCTGTGCCCAGCCCTGTTTAACGttctggggatacagcagtggtAAGACAGAAAACGCCATGCCCTTGGAGAACCTTCATCATCGCTGGGAAAGAAAGACGATAAAagataagcattaaaaaaaaaaaaaagtaattatacaTAGTATCTTAGAGGAGGACGAACGCtattgaaaaatgaaacagagaagagTTAGGGAGACTCTAAAAGCGACAATTTAAATGGGGTGGTGGATTGTCATCGTAAAAGGCCTTCCTTCTTAAAACCCTCCAGACTCCAGGCCCTGGCGATTTGGCCCTCTGCCCATCATTACCACCAGTCCTTTCTCCCCATGTCCCTGAGCTGCAGCCACTCAtattccctctcctcctcacacaTACTCAGGTCCTGACACCTGTGCTTTTCCCACTGACCGGAACACCTTCTTCTTCACTTCTGCCAAATGAACTCCTTCCGTTTCTtaggtctcagcttaaatgtcaccagAAAGGACTTTGATGACCTCAACACAAATAACCTCCATCTTATTGTTCTCCATCACCAaacttttcccatttcttccttgAAATTATCAGAATTTACCACAATACACTTATTTTACGTGTTTAATGTCTCTAGCTGGACTGTGAGTGCCTCAAAGGCAGAGACCTTATCCTTCTTGTTGAATCCTGTATTCCAGCACGAAGCA harbors:
- the PLAGL2 gene encoding zinc finger protein PLAGL2 isoform X2 yields the protein MATHSAQKPHQCMYCDKMFHRKDHLRNHLQTHDPNKEALHCSECGKNYNTKLGYRRHLAMHAASSGDLSCKVCLQTFESTQALLEHLKAHSRRVAGGAKEKKHPCDHCDRRFYTRKDVRRHLVVHTGRKDFLCQYCAQRFGRKDHLTRHVKKSHSQELLKIKTEPVDMLGLLSCSSTVSVKEELSPVLCMASRDVMGAKAFPGMLPMGMYGAHIPTMPSTGMPHSLVHNTLPMGMSYPLESSPISSPAQLPPKYQLGSTSYLPDKLPKVEVDSFLAELPGSLSLSSAEPQPASPQPAAAAALLDEALLTKSPANLSEALCAANVDFSHLLGFLPLNLPPCNPPGATGGLVMGYSQAEAQPLLTTLQAQPQDSPGAGGPLNFGPLHSLPPVFTSGLSTTTLPRFHQAFQ
- the PLAGL2 gene encoding zinc finger protein PLAGL2 isoform X1, which translates into the protein MTTFFTSVPPWIQDAKQEEEVGWKLVPRPRGREAESQVKCQCEISGTPFSNGEKLRPHSLPHPEQRPYSCPQLHCGKAFASKYKLYRHMATHSAQKPHQCMYCDKMFHRKDHLRNHLQTHDPNKEALHCSECGKNYNTKLGYRRHLAMHAASSGDLSCKVCLQTFESTQALLEHLKAHSRRVAGGAKEKKHPCDHCDRRFYTRKDVRRHLVVHTGRKDFLCQYCAQRFGRKDHLTRHVKKSHSQELLKIKTEPVDMLGLLSCSSTVSVKEELSPVLCMASRDVMGAKAFPGMLPMGMYGAHIPTMPSTGMPHSLVHNTLPMGMSYPLESSPISSPAQLPPKYQLGSTSYLPDKLPKVEVDSFLAELPGSLSLSSAEPQPASPQPAAAAALLDEALLTKSPANLSEALCAANVDFSHLLGFLPLNLPPCNPPGATGGLVMGYSQAEAQPLLTTLQAQPQDSPGAGGPLNFGPLHSLPPVFTSGLSTTTLPRFHQAFQ